A portion of the Microlunatus phosphovorus NM-1 genome contains these proteins:
- a CDS encoding NAD-binding protein, with protein sequence MGSPLLIFWQQLFGSRRRQDAAVSRTHLEFADRATATIFLIMRRMRRPLIVLIVIFSISVLGLALIPGVNDDGEQARMTLFDAFYFMSYTATTIGFGELPWEFTAAQRLWVTFSIYLSVVGWAYAIGSLLTLLQDRAFRYALALQRFTRKVARLRSPFLLVAGYGRAGELLVKAFDALGQQVVVIDHSEDRIDALELESYHADIPGLATDASNPHHLNIAGLSHPHCMGVLALTNDDHTNLAVTIAATLIRPDLPVIARTVSASVARRMEAFGSPSIVNPFDRFGDHLQLALHAPASYQLLTWLEAGPGAAVPTRGAPPAVGRWVMCGYGRFGHELTSDLRAAGLEVTIIDSAEGAGHGSEVIIGDAATESVLAKADLDTAVGLVAGTDDDTTNLSMLANARRINPNLFLAARQNRPASAALFEAMKLDALLVPTEVVAHEVYAQVSTPLLWRFIQGIPRQGDAWSAEIVQQLLIHCGEELPALWTVTLNDRQAPALHGWLAQRKVTLGDLLRNPEGRERQLHVVPLLLLRGGEATLTPTLDLVLEPDDQLLFAGAGSERRELEGTMIVDATAMYVLLGERVPAGLVWRKLTGKSMNR encoded by the coding sequence ATGGGCAGCCCGTTGCTGATCTTCTGGCAGCAGCTCTTCGGCTCCCGTCGACGGCAGGACGCAGCCGTCTCCCGGACGCACCTGGAGTTCGCCGACCGGGCGACGGCGACCATCTTCTTGATCATGCGGCGGATGCGCCGACCGCTGATCGTCCTGATCGTGATCTTCAGCATCAGTGTCCTCGGCCTGGCTCTCATCCCCGGGGTCAACGACGACGGCGAGCAGGCGCGGATGACCCTGTTCGACGCCTTCTACTTCATGAGCTACACGGCGACGACGATCGGCTTCGGTGAGCTGCCCTGGGAGTTCACGGCTGCGCAGCGGCTCTGGGTGACGTTCTCGATCTATCTGTCCGTGGTCGGCTGGGCGTACGCCATCGGCTCGTTGCTGACCCTCCTCCAGGACCGGGCGTTTCGCTATGCCCTGGCCCTCCAGCGCTTCACTCGCAAGGTCGCTCGGCTGCGGTCGCCGTTCCTCCTGGTCGCCGGCTACGGCCGCGCCGGTGAGCTGTTGGTGAAGGCCTTCGACGCGCTCGGTCAGCAGGTCGTGGTCATCGACCACTCCGAGGACCGGATCGACGCACTCGAACTGGAGTCCTACCATGCCGACATCCCGGGCCTGGCCACCGATGCCTCCAACCCCCACCACCTCAACATCGCCGGTCTGTCCCATCCGCACTGCATGGGAGTCCTCGCCCTCACCAACGACGACCACACGAACCTGGCGGTGACGATCGCCGCGACGCTGATCCGGCCGGATCTCCCGGTGATCGCTCGTACGGTGTCGGCCAGCGTCGCCCGACGGATGGAGGCCTTCGGGTCGCCGTCGATCGTGAATCCCTTCGACCGCTTCGGCGACCACCTGCAGCTGGCGCTGCATGCGCCGGCCTCGTACCAGCTGCTGACCTGGCTGGAAGCAGGTCCAGGCGCCGCGGTGCCGACGCGCGGCGCACCGCCGGCGGTGGGGCGCTGGGTGATGTGCGGGTACGGACGATTCGGGCACGAACTGACCTCCGACCTGCGCGCAGCGGGTCTGGAGGTGACGATCATCGACAGCGCCGAAGGGGCCGGTCACGGCTCGGAGGTGATCATCGGCGATGCCGCCACGGAGAGCGTGCTCGCCAAGGCCGACCTGGACACCGCGGTCGGGCTGGTTGCCGGCACCGACGACGACACGACGAATCTGTCGATGCTGGCCAATGCCCGAAGGATCAACCCGAACCTGTTCCTGGCGGCGAGGCAGAACCGGCCCGCCAGCGCAGCGCTGTTCGAGGCGATGAAGTTGGACGCGCTCCTGGTGCCGACCGAGGTCGTCGCCCATGAGGTCTACGCGCAGGTCAGCACTCCGCTGCTGTGGCGTTTCATCCAGGGCATTCCCCGGCAGGGCGACGCCTGGTCGGCCGAGATCGTGCAACAGTTGCTGATCCACTGCGGTGAGGAGTTGCCCGCACTGTGGACCGTGACACTGAACGACCGTCAGGCCCCGGCGTTGCATGGCTGGCTGGCCCAGCGGAAGGTCACCCTCGGCGACCTGCTGCGCAACCCGGAGGGCCGGGAGCGGCAGCTGCACGTGGTGCCGTTGCTGTTGCTTCGCGGTGGGGAGGCGACCCTCACCCCGACGCTCGACCTGGTGTTGGAACCCGATGACCAGCTGCTCTTCGCCGGTGCCGGATCGGAGCGACGGGAGCTGGAGGGCACCATGATCGTGGACGCGACCGCCATGTACGTGCTGCTCGGCGAGCGGGTGCCGGCCGGCCTCGTCTGGCGCAAGCTCACCGGCAAGTCGATGAACCGGTGA
- a CDS encoding DUF6394 family protein, which yields MNLEKVIFGFFVLLAATLNFGFFIGPLTDPAQHNVFELFAAIVVSLITTVLKFGDRTQLGAVHLATSLVADLQLIAAFVVWIWATQVVAEGLTPGHLASVVSLSGGALLANLVSVVLLLTETITFHRS from the coding sequence ATGAACCTCGAGAAGGTGATCTTCGGCTTCTTCGTGCTGCTTGCCGCGACTCTCAACTTCGGGTTCTTCATCGGTCCCCTCACTGACCCCGCGCAGCACAACGTCTTCGAACTCTTCGCCGCGATCGTGGTCAGCCTGATCACCACGGTGCTGAAGTTCGGCGATCGGACCCAGCTCGGTGCGGTCCATCTGGCCACCAGCCTGGTGGCCGATCTCCAGCTGATCGCGGCCTTCGTCGTCTGGATCTGGGCTACCCAGGTGGTCGCGGAGGGCCTGACCCCAGGGCACCTCGCCAGCGTCGTGTCGCTGTCCGGTGGCGCGCTGCTGGCCAACCTGGTGTCGGTCGTCCTGCTGCTCACCGAGACCATCACCTTCCACCGCAGCTGA
- the ypfJ gene encoding KPN_02809 family neutral zinc metallopeptidase, whose protein sequence is MKYRDNAQLDASQMGSARGGGRGRGGKVALGGGAGLVVLILALLFGLNPDDLLGASGPQAESDQAPASQASTYEQCKTGADIARDRDCRFVAYTNSIQSYWAQAYVGYRKIQVIPFTGQVSTACGTATSAVGPFYCPGDTTVYLDTAFFDQLTSQLGAQGGDAAEAYVFAHEFGHHIQNLTGVMGKVQSQGAGQTGPKSGGVRLELQADCYAGVWLKHAANDPQSPIAEVTRDDLRRAVDAAAAVGDDRIQKRMQGQVRPESWTHGSAEQRQKWLMQGFNSGDPNTCDTFASGAL, encoded by the coding sequence GTGAAATACCGCGACAACGCACAGCTGGATGCCTCGCAGATGGGCAGCGCCCGCGGTGGTGGGCGGGGCCGTGGCGGCAAGGTCGCTCTCGGTGGCGGTGCTGGGCTAGTGGTGCTCATCCTCGCGCTGCTCTTCGGCCTCAACCCCGATGATCTGCTCGGCGCCTCCGGTCCGCAGGCTGAGTCGGACCAGGCGCCCGCTTCGCAGGCGTCCACGTACGAGCAGTGCAAGACCGGCGCCGATATCGCCCGCGACCGTGACTGCCGGTTCGTGGCGTACACCAACTCCATCCAGTCCTACTGGGCGCAGGCTTACGTCGGCTATCGCAAGATCCAGGTGATCCCGTTCACGGGTCAGGTGTCGACCGCCTGCGGCACCGCAACCTCGGCAGTGGGCCCGTTCTACTGTCCGGGCGACACCACGGTCTATCTGGACACGGCCTTCTTCGACCAGCTGACCAGCCAGCTCGGCGCCCAGGGCGGCGACGCTGCGGAGGCGTACGTGTTCGCTCACGAGTTCGGTCACCACATCCAGAACCTGACCGGGGTGATGGGCAAGGTGCAGTCCCAGGGGGCCGGTCAGACCGGGCCCAAGTCCGGCGGCGTACGACTGGAGCTGCAGGCCGACTGCTACGCCGGCGTCTGGCTCAAGCACGCGGCCAACGACCCGCAGAGCCCGATCGCCGAGGTCACCCGCGACGACCTCCGACGCGCCGTCGACGCGGCTGCGGCGGTCGGCGATGACCGGATCCAGAAGCGGATGCAGGGTCAGGTGCGGCCGGAGAGCTGGACGCACGGCTCGGCGGAGCAGCGGCAGAAGTGGCTGATGCAGGGCTTCAACTCCGGGGACCCGAACACCTGCGACACCTTTGCCTCCGGCGCCCTCTGA
- a CDS encoding LLM class flavin-dependent oxidoreductase — protein sequence MQFGVFTVGDVTTDPTTGRTPSEGERIKAMVTIAKKVEEVGLDVFATGEHHNPPFVPSSPTTMLGYVAAQTERIVLSTATTLITTNDPVKIAEDYAMLQHLADGRVDLMMGRGNTGPVYPWFGKDIRDGIELAIENYHLLHRLWREDVVDWQGKFRTPLESFTATPRPLDDVPPFVWHGSIRSPEIAEQAAYYGDGFFANHIFWPTYHFQRLINLYRRRYEHYGHGRADQAIVGLGGQAFIRPKSQDAWREFRPYFDNAPVYGHGPSLEEFTSQTPLTVGSPQEVIEKTLTFREHFGDYQRQLFLVDHAGLPLKTVLEQLDLLGEEVVPVLRRELDAKRPADVPDAPTHASLLATKWAAENAAGVTSEAAKASATDTVTGRVAELEQSTR from the coding sequence ATGCAGTTCGGAGTATTCACCGTCGGCGACGTCACCACCGACCCCACCACCGGCCGCACGCCCAGCGAGGGCGAGCGGATCAAGGCGATGGTGACCATCGCCAAGAAGGTCGAGGAGGTGGGCCTGGACGTGTTCGCGACCGGCGAGCACCACAACCCCCCGTTCGTCCCCTCCTCGCCCACCACGATGCTGGGCTACGTCGCCGCGCAGACCGAGCGGATCGTGCTGTCCACCGCGACCACGCTGATCACCACCAATGACCCGGTGAAGATCGCCGAGGACTACGCGATGCTGCAGCACCTGGCCGACGGCCGGGTCGACCTGATGATGGGCCGTGGCAACACCGGCCCGGTCTACCCGTGGTTCGGCAAGGACATCCGCGACGGCATCGAGCTGGCGATCGAGAACTACCACCTGCTGCACCGGCTGTGGCGGGAGGACGTGGTCGACTGGCAGGGCAAGTTCCGTACGCCGCTGGAGTCGTTCACCGCCACTCCGCGGCCGCTGGACGATGTGCCGCCGTTCGTCTGGCACGGCTCGATCCGCAGTCCGGAGATCGCCGAGCAGGCGGCCTACTACGGCGACGGATTCTTCGCCAACCACATCTTCTGGCCGACCTATCACTTCCAGCGGCTGATCAATCTCTATCGCCGTCGCTACGAGCACTACGGGCACGGCCGCGCCGACCAGGCCATCGTCGGACTCGGCGGGCAGGCGTTCATCCGTCCGAAGAGCCAGGACGCGTGGCGGGAGTTCCGGCCGTACTTCGACAACGCTCCCGTCTACGGGCACGGGCCGTCGCTGGAGGAGTTCACCTCGCAGACCCCGCTCACGGTAGGCAGTCCGCAGGAAGTGATCGAGAAGACGCTCACCTTCCGGGAGCATTTCGGCGACTACCAACGCCAGCTGTTCCTCGTCGACCACGCCGGGCTGCCGCTGAAGACGGTGCTCGAGCAGCTGGACCTGTTGGGCGAGGAGGTCGTCCCGGTGCTGCGGCGTGAGCTGGACGCGAAGCGGCCGGCCGATGTGCCGGATGCGCCGACCCATGCGTCGTTGCTGGCCACCAAGTGGGCTGCGGAGAACGCAGCCGGTGTCACCTCGGAAGCCGCCAAGGCGTCGGCGACCGACACCGTCACCGGCCGGGTGGCCGAGCTCGAACAGAGCACCCGATGA
- a CDS encoding FMN reductase codes for MTARNASGPQNVQSQRIVVLTAGLRQPSSSRLLADRLASATGAALKERGQTPEIEIVELREYARDLTNQLLTGFAAARLSQLIERVVAADALIAVSPIFSGSFSGLFKTFFDVLDPEVLVGKPVLIGATGGTARHSLALEYALRPLFSYLRTVVVPTAVYAASEDWGSAAQLSARVDRAAGELADLVRPRPTAPAAPAGEPDEIDDGLVPFERLLAQLGDQ; via the coding sequence ATGACGGCCCGAAACGCCTCAGGTCCGCAGAACGTGCAGAGCCAACGGATCGTGGTGTTGACCGCCGGACTCCGCCAGCCATCGTCGTCCCGGCTGCTGGCGGACCGGTTGGCCTCGGCCACCGGTGCGGCCTTGAAGGAGCGGGGTCAGACGCCGGAGATCGAGATCGTCGAGCTGCGGGAGTACGCGCGGGACCTGACCAACCAGCTGCTGACCGGATTCGCGGCGGCCCGGTTGTCACAGCTGATCGAGCGGGTCGTTGCCGCCGATGCGCTGATCGCGGTGTCTCCGATCTTTTCCGGCTCCTTCTCGGGCCTGTTCAAGACGTTCTTCGACGTGTTGGACCCGGAGGTGCTGGTCGGCAAGCCGGTGCTGATCGGCGCCACCGGCGGCACGGCGCGCCATTCGCTCGCCCTCGAATATGCTCTTCGGCCCCTGTTCAGCTACCTTCGCACCGTGGTCGTGCCAACAGCGGTGTATGCGGCATCGGAAGACTGGGGATCAGCCGCTCAGCTGTCCGCCCGGGTCGACCGGGCCGCAGGTGAGCTGGCCGACCTCGTACGCCCCCGGCCGACTGCTCCGGCAGCGCCCGCGGGCGAGCCCGACGAGATCGACGACGGCCTGGTGCCTTTCGAGCGGCTACTGGCCCAATTAGGAGACCAGTGA
- a CDS encoding GNAT family N-acetyltransferase: MSDIVIKDRPELEYYQIDVDGTRAGLAAYEIEGDVIAFTHTEVDDAHEGQGLGSRLIRYALDDVRARGLKVRPVCPFVKTWIRRHEDYQDLLV, translated from the coding sequence GTGAGCGACATTGTGATCAAGGATCGACCCGAGCTGGAGTACTACCAGATCGATGTCGATGGCACACGTGCCGGCCTGGCCGCGTACGAGATCGAGGGCGACGTGATCGCCTTCACCCACACCGAGGTCGACGACGCGCACGAAGGGCAGGGACTCGGCAGCCGGCTGATCCGGTACGCACTCGACGACGTCCGGGCCCGTGGTCTGAAGGTGCGGCCGGTGTGCCCGTTCGTCAAGACCTGGATCCGTCGACACGAGGACTACCAGGATCTGCTGGTCTGA